From Polyodon spathula isolate WHYD16114869_AA chromosome 24, ASM1765450v1, whole genome shotgun sequence, one genomic window encodes:
- the LOC121298715 gene encoding regenerating islet-derived protein 3-gamma-like codes for MNKDMSNIDYWIGLTREGGSWVWGNGETFNYSNWGDTWSTSNCVTLKTSDWNFGNWQVNDCNDNNKFICYKDPQDTTTVQSDSQSSPTTGPAASQTPDGGEQSQQPSTMGGTSPRVSSPGHSSSWLPSTSPAGTATPVPEELHLISHSMVWPEAWQYCRDHYTDLVSLTSLAAQNRVSGLVRNSTASRFWIGLHRTVVYDNWYWVAGKDKRAPLNYTNWAPGEPNNPYYEHCGEMVLGENGGAEWNDLCCYEKLPFICLD; via the exons ATGAACAAAGACATGTCCAATATCGACTACTGGATAGGACTGACAAGGGAAGGTGGGTCTTGGGTCTGGGGAAACGGGGAAACTTTCAACTACAGCAACTGGGGAGACACATGGAGCACTTCAAACTGTGTGACGCTCAAGACCTCTGATTGGAATTTTGGGAACTGGCAGGTGAACGACTGCAACGACAACAACAAGTTCATCTGCTACAAAG atcCACAGGACACCACCACTGTTCAGTCTGACTCTCAGAGCTCTCCAACCACCGGGCCAGCCGCTTCCCAAACACCAGATGGAGGAGAACAATCCCAGCAGCCTTCCACGATGGGTGGCACCTCTCCTCGAGTCAGCTCCCCTGGACACTCCAGCTCCTGGCTCCCTAGCACTTCACCTGCAGGAACAG CCACTCCAGTCCCTGAGGAGCTCCACCTGATCTCTCACAGTATGGTCTGGCCGGAGGCTTGGCAGTACTGCAGGGATCACTACACTGACCTAGTGAGCCTCACAAGCCTGGCTGCACAGAACAGAGTGTCGGGGCTCGTCAGGAACAGCACTGCATCGCGATTCTGGATCGGCCTGCACAGAACCGTTGTGTATGATAACTGGTACTGGGTTGCTGGTAAGGATAAGAGGGCCCCCCTAAACTACACTAACTGGGCCCCTGGGGAGCCCAACAATCCTTACTATGAGCACTGCGGGGAGATGGTGCTGGGGGAGAATGGGGGGGCTGAGTGGAATGACCTGTGCTGCTATGAAAAGCTCCCCTTTATCTGTTTAGATTAG